One genomic window of Elaeis guineensis isolate ETL-2024a chromosome 2, EG11, whole genome shotgun sequence includes the following:
- the LOC105058506 gene encoding uncharacterized protein At2g23090 → MGGGNGQKSKTARERHMEKNKPPKGSQLESNKKAMTIQCKVCMQTFICTTSEVKCREHAEAKHPKSDLYQCFPHLKK, encoded by the exons ATGGGAGGAGGCAACGGGCAGAAGTCGAAGACGGCGCGCGAGAGGCACATGGAGAAGAACAAGCCCCCCAAGG GGAGCCAGTTGGAATCCAACAAGAAGGCCATGACCATCCAG TGCAAGGTATGCATGCAGACATTCATTTGTACCACATCAGAAGTGAAGTGCAGAGAACATGCTGAAGCAAAGCATCCGAAATCCGATCTCTATCAGTGCTTTCCCCACCTTAAGAAGTAA
- the LOC105058499 gene encoding LOW QUALITY PROTEIN: casein kinase II subunit alpha-2 (The sequence of the model RefSeq protein was modified relative to this genomic sequence to represent the inferred CDS: inserted 1 base in 1 codon), protein MSKARVFADVNVHRPKEYWDYESLTVQWGDQDDYEVVRKVGRGKYSEVFEGINVSNNERCVIKILKPVKKKKIKREIKILQNLCGGPNIVKLLDIVRDQHSKTPSLIFEYVNSTDFKVLYPTLTDYDIRYYIYELLKALDYCHSQGIMHRDVKPHNVMIDHELRKXRLIDWGLAEFYHPGKEYNVRVASRYFKGPELLVDLQDYDYSLDMWSLGCMFAGMIFRKEPFFYGHDNHDQLVKIAKVIGTDELNAYLNKYRLELDPQLEALVGRHSRKPWSKFINADNQHLVSPEAIDFLDKLLRYDHQDRLTAREAMAHPYFLQVRAAENSRTRTQ, encoded by the exons TGGGACTACGAGTCTCTCACCGTCCAGTGGGG TGATCAAGATGATTATGAGGTTGTTCGGAAGGTTGGAAGAGGGAAATACAGCGAGGTCTTTGAGGGCATAAATGTATCCAATAATGAGCGTTGTGTAATCAAGATACTCAAGCctgtcaagaagaagaag ATAAAGAGGGAGATTAAAATACTTCAGAACCTTTGTGGGGGTCCAAATATTGTCAAGCTGCTTGATATTGTCAGAGATCAGCATTCAAAGACTCCTAGCTTGATATTTGAATATGTAAACAGCACAGATTTTAAAGTGTTATACCCCACACTGACTGATTATGACATCCGCTACTACATTTATGAGCTTCTCAAG GCACTAGATTACTGTCATTCTCAAGGAATTATGCATCGAGATGTCAAGCCTCACAATGTCATGATTGATCATGAGCTTCGAA CTCGTTTGATAGACTGGGGACTTGCTGAGTTTTACCATCCTGGCAAGGAATACAATGTTCGTGTTGCTTCAAG ATATTTCAAGGGGCCTGAACTCCTTGTTGATTTACAAGATTATGACTACTCCTTAGACATGTGGAGCCTTGGATGCATGTTTGCTGGAATG ATTTTTCGCAAGGAACCCTTCTTTTATGGCCATGACAACCACGATCAGCTTGTCAAGATTGCTAAG GTAATTGGAACAGATGAATTAAATGCTTATTTGAACAAATATCGCTTGGAGCTTGACCCACAACTTGAAGCTCTTGTTGGAAG GCACAGCAGAAAACCTTGGTCTAAATTTATTAATGCAGACAATCAGCATCTAGTTTCTCCAGAG GCAATTGATTTTCTTGATAAGCTTCTTCGCTATGATCACCAGGATAGGCTTACAGCACGGGAAGCTATG GCACATCCATATTTCCTTCAAGTGAGAGCTGCTGAGAATAGCAGGACTCGCACGCAGTAA